A window from Dunckerocampus dactyliophorus isolate RoL2022-P2 chromosome 15, RoL_Ddac_1.1, whole genome shotgun sequence encodes these proteins:
- the emc4 gene encoding ER membrane protein complex subunit 4 — translation MASPGGQGGGVLSTRGGATSRRMKWALELSSGNTRCRGDRQGGQGDVVYPIGYSEKPVPDTSIQETDKNLVEKRCWDVALGPLKQIPMNLFIMYMSGNTISIFPIMMVCMMAWRPIQALMSMSATFKLLESSSQQWLQGLVYLVGNLLGSALAIYKCQSMGLLPTHSSDWLAFIEPPQRMEIMGGGMVL, via the exons ATGGCGTCTCcagggggacaaggaggaggagtgTTGTCCACAAGAGGAGGAGCTACATCCAGGAGGATGAAGTGGGCTCTGGAGCTGAGTTCAGGCAACACCAG GTGTCGTGGCGATCGTCAGGGCGGTCAAGGAGACGTTGTTTATCCAATTGGATATTCCGAGAAGCCTGTCCCTGACACCAGCATTCAGGAGACGGACAAGAACCTGGTGGAGAAG CGATGCTGGGATGTGGCGCTAGGACCCCTAAAGCAGATCCCCATGAACCTGTTCATCATGTACATGTCGGGAAACACCATCTCCATCTTCCCCATCATGATGGTGTGCATGATGGCCTGGAGGCCCATACAGGCACTGATGTCCATGTCTGCAA CCTTCAAGCTGTTGGAGAGCTCCAGTCAGCAGTGGCTTCAGGGTCTTGTCTACCTGGTGGGCAACTTACTGGGCTCGGCGCTGGCCATCTACAAGTGTCAATCAATGGGGCTGCTGCCCACACACTCGTCTGACTGGCTGGCTTTCATAGAACCTCCTCAG AGGATGGAGATCATGGGCGGAGGGATGGTCCTGTGA